The Rhizobium sp. BT04 genomic interval GTTGGGGACGGCTTCACTTACTCCATAGGTCAAGTTTTCCAGATTCATATTCAAGCAATCGTTGGCTTGATTGTGGGATATTGCGTGATCACTATTGTCGGTTATCAATCAACGGTTCTGATTTTTTTGCTGCCGATTGCGATTTCGTCAATCTTTGCCGCCTTGCAATTTGCAGGATTTTCGCCCGCTTGGTCCGCCTACGACGCACTGTCCGCATTGCAGCCGAGGGATCTCGCAGATTTCGAGGGATTTGACGCACACTACCGAGCGTTGGGTTTGTCATATAGTCCGGTTCACCTCGGAACGCAGCTCTGCCTGGCCTTTGCTGTAATTTTCGCATACCGCGTCAGTCAAGTTGGTCGGAGTGCGATCATGAGCGGATTGGATCGAAGACTGATTGCTACGGTTGCAATCACCGGCTTCGTGGCAATATGCTCTGGCAACCGCTCGCCGATGCTTGGCTTGGCTGTATTTTTCTGCCTCTATTTAGCGTCCGCTAAGCCAATGCTCGGGCTGTTAGCGGGTCTTTTCATGGCGGCTGCAGTTCTCCTTGGAGATTCCATTGTTGAGGCTATGAACTCCTCCGGGCTTCGTACATTCAACACGGAAAACAGTTCGGGCGAGGGACGTTTGGTCCTTAGCGTCTACGGTTCAATGTTGTTCTTCTATAGGCCATTCGGATATGGGCTGTCTTTCGACAGCGTCGCTCACTATTCCGAGTACTGGGATTGGCTGAAAAATTATCCCAATTCTCAAGCGATCACGATCCATGCACTCCATAACTACTATTTGATGTTTATCAACAAGCATGGGGTGTTGGCGCTTTTTGTCGTTCCATACTTGCTACGCGCTTTCTCAAAAAATTTGGTGGGCGTGCTCGCATTCGTCCCGTATCTCGTGCACATATTTTATCACAACGATGGTCCTCTGCAGGCAGACTTCATGTTCTGGTACATAATTCCTCTCGTGGCTCAAAATCCGGCGTTCTACCCGCAGCAAGATCGAGAAATGACCCGAACAGTAGCTGCTAGGGAACCAGTTCGGGTGATGACGGTGCGGTGACGGCTGTGAGGTCACGCATTTACGCGCATTGGCTCTGTTCCCTCGTAGCGCTCCCGGCATTAGCATATGGGGGCGTCGCCGAAGTCCCTTTCCAGTTTTTTGCTGTTCTGACGTTCGCAACAGGCACGGTTGCGTTCGTCGTGATGCCCCGCGCCGCCGAGACAAAAACACTATGGCTTCTATTCATCATCACTTGTACGCTAGCAGTTGCCGCCTATTCACAGGCTTTGGATATCTCGGCTTTCATCACGCTCGGCGCGTCCTCCCAAAGCTTCGAGGGTATTCAGCAGAAGTCGATTTCTGTGTCTCCGGGGGCAACCGATATCGCGATTTTGCGATTACTCGTGCCTATCGCCATTTTCTTTTTGTTTCGGGCCGTATCGACCGGCGATGATAGCGCGTTGCGCTTGCTGCGGCTGCTCGGTGCATGGGGCTCCTCAATCGTTGTCGGCGCGCTCATCCAGTTCTTTGTGGACCCTGACCATATCGTCTTGGCAGACAAGCTGCATTACAAGGAGAGCCTCACCGGCCCGTTTGTGAATCGGAATAACGCTGCGGCCTATATAGGACTCATTCTGCAGATTCTCTTGGCATTGATGCTTTATGGGCAGCGTGTAGCACCCAGCGGGAAGCTCGTATCGAGATGGATGACGCCCTCGCTCTTCGCGCTGGGGGTATTTGCGCTGCTCTTGACAAAGTCGAGGGCGGGCATAGCAGCCGCTATATTTGGTTGCTTGCTGATGGCCGCATTGCTCCGCGCATATTCTTCCGGCGGCCGGGCGCGCCAGAAGCAACCAATGGCAACTCCTTCATTGTTTATGGGCAGCTTAATTCTTTTGTGTATTGCGTTGTTCGGCCAAGGAGCGATCATTCGCCTGACCACCGAAAAACTTGCCGATGGCCGGGTGTGCACGTACAACTCGATTTTGTCCGGTATCATGGCTGACGCCAACTTTTGGGTAGGTACTGGCTTCGGCGCATTTCGCTCAGCGTTTCCACCTTATCGGAGCGCAGATTGTGGAATAAACGGCATATGGGATAGGGCGCATAACTCTCTGCTGGAGGGCACCTTCGGCCTTGGCGCTATTTTCCTCGTTGCGCTGATGTGTGGGATTTGGATTCTGTGCCGCGCCTATCTCGGCGGTATGAAGCTCCGCCGACGCTTCCGTCCATTTGCAGCATTAGGTATTAGCGCGACTATTGCGCTACTTGCCCATTCCTTGATCGATTTTCCTCTCCAAATACCGGGGATTAACAATCTCTTTGCGGCGGTCGCAGGAATAGCTTTTGGGATCTCCTGTCAAGACAAAAGCAATATTGGACTTCACGAGATCTCAGGTAATACGACATTTAAACAACTCACATAGTCTTGTCGTGTCGACGTTGCCCCAGTGCAACATCTTTAAAATAAATCGTGGAGCGCTCGAAAACGGCAAGCTGATCTGTTAAACGATTTCAAAATGTTAGGTTTGAAGGAATGCGGTCTTAATGAAAAGTGGTTCTAAGGTTCTTCTGGCTGCTGGCGTTACGATTGGCTTTGGCCGGACGCACGCTTCCCGGATCCGACCGCGATGATAAGTCACTGGACCAGAAAGCGACAGTTAAGGTCACGACAAAGGGCCGTAAGGTTGGGATCGATTGCGCCCAGGTCGACATAAACAAGACAACTCTCCTCCTTTTCGTCGAAGCGGGCTCTGCCTCCAGCAAAGACGGTTTTGGTGGAGGCCGTGGCGCCGCGCCAGTGTTCCTCCGGTTTTGGGGGCAACATCAAGCACAGTGACGACACGCGATGCTACTCGTGATGTGCCGGAAATTAACGATACAGTAACTAACCTGGGCCGGGAGGTTGTTTAAAGCACTCCCACAAAATATGGTCCGCACGCGAAAATGAGGTGAGGGAATGAGCTATTTTAAACTACGGTGCGCAGCTGCTTTGGTGGTGGTGTTCGGTGCTGGTCAAGTACATGCAGCTGTTGACGCGGGAGCATCGTGTTTCATCGCTCCGGCGAAGGCGAGCCAGGAGCAGTTGGACTCGTTCTCCTCTCAACCTGCCGACCTGACCACAAAGTATCCGACGGGCGGTGCAGCAATGTCCTTGGAGGTCAGGACCCTCGCTGGAAGTCGGTTTGATAACGTCGACCGGCTTGTCCAACTCGCCGCCGGCGCCTCGCCAGGCCAAAAATCAGCGATTGGCGCTGGTTTGGCTTGGACAGCACGGGCATGTGCCGCATCTCAGCCGGAATATGCAATTCAAATCCAAGAGAAAATCGCCGCTAGCGGCCTGGAGGAGGTCATAACGGCATTTCTTGGTGCTGCCAATGACACCGCAACTGCCGCCCTGGGTAACGGTGCCGCTGCTGCCGCGGCAGGAGATATCGGCAATACGGGAGCGGTCGGCAACAGTGGAAATGTCGGTGGCGACGTGGCGACCGCAACGGCTGCACCGGCACGGTTGGCGGCCAGAGGCGCCGGGAGGTCAACGACCATCGTGACGAATGTGATTAGTCCAAATTAATTGGTAGTGTTGGAGTTAGAATGCTGTCCCCATTTAGAAATGACGCCGCTGAACTCGGCAGTGAGTTTCGTACCCGACGCGATAACTTCGACGTTGACGCTATCCTCGCGATAATTCGGCGGCGCTGGACTCTCGTCGCCGTCGCGCT includes:
- a CDS encoding O-antigen ligase family protein, producing the protein MLKPIVATLFAINMMLAVVLVRLSVGGLPVRLLFVAVLLAVVGAYAPGLIVRAVTDQRNQIFLIAFLTCCALISSALVGDGFTYSIGQVFQIHIQAIVGLIVGYCVITIVGYQSTVLIFLLPIAISSIFAALQFAGFSPAWSAYDALSALQPRDLADFEGFDAHYRALGLSYSPVHLGTQLCLAFAVIFAYRVSQVGRSAIMSGLDRRLIATVAITGFVAICSGNRSPMLGLAVFFCLYLASAKPMLGLLAGLFMAAAVLLGDSIVEAMNSSGLRTFNTENSSGEGRLVLSVYGSMLFFYRPFGYGLSFDSVAHYSEYWDWLKNYPNSQAITIHALHNYYLMFINKHGVLALFVVPYLLRAFSKNLVGVLAFVPYLVHIFYHNDGPLQADFMFWYIIPLVAQNPAFYPQQDREMTRTVAAREPVRVMTVR
- a CDS encoding O-antigen ligase, which codes for MPRAAETKTLWLLFIITCTLAVAAYSQALDISAFITLGASSQSFEGIQQKSISVSPGATDIAILRLLVPIAIFFLFRAVSTGDDSALRLLRLLGAWGSSIVVGALIQFFVDPDHIVLADKLHYKESLTGPFVNRNNAAAYIGLILQILLALMLYGQRVAPSGKLVSRWMTPSLFALGVFALLLTKSRAGIAAAIFGCLLMAALLRAYSSGGRARQKQPMATPSLFMGSLILLCIALFGQGAIIRLTTEKLADGRVCTYNSILSGIMADANFWVGTGFGAFRSAFPPYRSADCGINGIWDRAHNSLLEGTFGLGAIFLVALMCGIWILCRAYLGGMKLRRRFRPFAALGISATIALLAHSLIDFPLQIPGINNLFAAVAGIAFGISCQDKSNIGLHEISGNTTFKQLT